The DNA window CGGCGCGAACGTTCGCCAATACTCGGACACCGGCTGCGCCTGTCAGCGATGGTATATAAACGACGAGGGCGGCGTGTACACGCTTGAGGCCGTTCACAGCAACAAGCTCGCCGACGTCGATGGCGCTTCGACCAGCAACGGCGCGAACGTCCTCCAGTGGCCGGACAACGGCAGTGAAAACCAGCGTTGGACGTTCGAGTCGATATAATAGAAGAGAACTGATATAGACGGCAAATCAGGACTGAAGAACCCACAGCACAGTCACGGTTTCGCGGACGATCACCGACGTTCCCGTCCGCACAGGGGCCGGGCGACCGGAAGGCAAGTGAACGGCAAGGCTTTCGGCGCGTATCATCCGCGCCGTTATCGCAACGAAAACCGTACCATGATCTCGTCATCCCAGTATCCGAAATTCGTTCGGGTCGGGCGTCTATCGGATCAATGATCACTAGCCGACCGAGAGCGACGAGCATCGGTACAGCCAGCTCCCACCACATCGATTGGAGGGGTCGATGCCGACTCAGTCCGATCTTGCACGCCGTTTGGCCCGGGGTTGTTCGACCGTGACGGCGTGAGCTCGAAGCCAACTTCGTAAGGTATCCGTCGGTACGTGCAGTTCTCGGGTGTTCACATCGAGAGCAGGATAGCCGCCGACTTCCGCTTGACTGTCGATGATGCTCCCGGTGCTGGCGCGTACGTCCTCGACGATGCGCCGGTCGTGGTACGTTCGGTCGGCAGGACGCGCACCCACGTACGCCGACTGGTGGTCGACGACTGCTCCAGAGGGGAGTAACTCCAGTCCCGCCGGCCACAACGGTCGCTCATCGAGACGTTTGTCGACCGCCGCCGGCGTCCCCGGTGCCATGTAGTTGCCGTCGTAGTGGACGTGGCCGAACTGGATGAAGTGAGAGCCGATTCTAAGATACGCGTTATTTTCAACCACAGAGCGCGCAGGTACATCGCTCCCAGGACCCGGCCCACCGAAGCTCGTAATCCAGTCCGTCGCGTGATAGATGACGTTGTTCGCGATGACGCTCGTCGTCCCACCCTTGGGCGCGGGATTTCGTCCTGTGTTGTGTGCCCAGACGTTCCCAACCAACGTGACGTTCGTGGCCAGATCGCCGACGAGCGTCCCGTATCCGTGTTCGCCCTTGGTATGGGTCGCGTCGTTGAGCCCTTCGGCAATGATACAGTTCGACACCGTCGTATCCTCCGTCCGGTAGCCGACCGAGAGCGTCTCGTCGACAGCCCAACTGGTCGAACAGTGATCGATGACGTTGTTTTTCGTATCATCACCAGTGTGCATCGCGTCCGGCTCCCAGCCGCTTCCCGGTTCCGCATCGGCATCACCCGGCCTGACGCGGAGATGCTGAACGACGCAGTCGTCGGCTTCAACGTAGAGACCGCCCCGAACGAGTGTGATACCCGGCGTCGGAGCCGTCTGTCCGGCGATCCAGCACTTGTTGTTGCTGATCTCCAGCGACTTCATCTCGAGGTCGATCGTCCCACTCGTTTCGAAAACGATCACGCGAGGACCGTCCCGGTCGATGGCGGCTGCCAACGGCTCACGCGCTGGCTCGGATACTTTGAGCACCTCGACATCATCATCTTCGAGCCACGGAGCCGGATCCGCGAACCCGACAGTAGGATCGAAATGTGATCCTGCCCCGGATTCATCGTTTGTCACTGTCGTTTCTGCCGCCGTTCTGCCCGCGAATATCCCGGCCACGCCACTACCACCCACTCCAATCGTACGAAGGAACGTGCGTCTATCGAATAACATGCAATTATGATATTATAAATCATATTCTATAATATAATAGTTTCGGTTAAATAGTACTATAAGACGTCTAGTTACAATCCGTTACTACATCCATCGTACTGTAGCCATCGAACGCTTGGTACAGTACTCAGTACAGTAGTGGGCAAACAGCGGGCAGTGTTAGCAGTACTGCCGAATCACGCGCCGTGAAACCGACCGACTGTATCGTCAGCGTTTGGAGCGAAACGGTGGGGTTGGGATCACACATGGGTGGCGATTTCGTTCGATACCGCGGATAGCCACTGCCGGCGGGGACAACGGGTAAGTCGGTCGGACGGATGTATGGGGATAGAGTGATGACAGCACATTCGGCGTTTCAACAGCGTCTCACGCGACTCCTTCGTACCTCCTCACGCGAGTACGGATACGATGGAGAGACAGGGGAAGCGTTCACGTCTTGGCAAGACACGATCCGACAGGAACTGACAGGAGCACTCGGGTTTCCTGCGGTTCGAGCGGGTGGAACGTGTGAACTGGACCCGGAACGCCTTGAGACCACCGAAAATGACGGCTACGAGCGCCAGTACTGGCGCATTCGAACGGAGACTGGAGTTCGTGTTCCGTTCTATCTGCTCGTGCCCGACGACGAAGAGCCACCGTATCCCGTGGTACTCACGATCCACGGACACTGTGAGGAGGGAAAAGCGCTGACCGTCGGTGCCATCAACGACGATCGATCGGAGATCACTGAGGAACGACGTGATTTCGCTCGTCAAGCCGTCCAACGAGGATACGCAGCGCTTGCTCCGGACATGCGAGGGTTCGGTGAGCTGGCAGGTCCGGAACCCGATCCGGAGGGCTATCGGTCGTGTACACGGCTGCAAAAGACCGCCCAACTGTTCGATCGAACGCTGGCGGGCGAACGGACGTGGGACGTCCTACAGCTCGTCGATTTCATCGAGCACGAACCGACGCTAAACGCCGATCGGATCGGGATCACGGGACACTCCGGTGGAGCGGCGGTATCACTGTTCGCGGCGGCCGTGGACGACCGGCTGGCTCCCGTCGTGTTGAATGCGTATTTCTGCACGTTCGAGGATTCGATCGTTGCCATCGACCATTGTGAATGCAACTACGTTCCCGGGCTGCTTCGCCTCGGTGAGATGTGGGATATCGCCGGTGCGATCGTTCCCCGGCCGGTGGCCGTCGTCACCGGCGACGAGGATCCGATCTTTCCGGTCGATGGAACGAGACGCGCGTTCTCTCGGCTACAGGCAATCTATCGCAACGACGGCGTGGAGGACGTGTGTGAGCTGTCCGTCGGCTCCGGAACACATCGGTACTATCCGGGTCACGTGTGGCCGGTCATCGAAACGCACCTGTGATCAGTGGCGTCGAGCCGGTCACGCACGATCGGATGTGACCGTCGATCACCCCTTGTATCGAAGCGTACCCTCTTCGAGTTTCAACGAGATGTACATCGCGTCGTCGACCCCGGAGACGATCGTCTCCGGGACGTTTTTGAACTCGAAGTTCGCCGTGTTGAGGGCACCAGCGTCCTGTTCGTACAACGCCTCGTATTCGGGCAGCGTCTGATTCCACCACCACGTCAGCTCTTTGTGATACTGTTGGTCGTCGGTCGCCATCCACTGATTGATGTGGTCGGCGATGTTGATCGTTTTCGTGCCACTGGACCCGTCTGGATCTCCGACGGGCATCGGAATCTCGGTTTCGGGTTGGTAGTTCGTGAGCGACTGGATCCAGTCGACAACCAGTCCGGGCGACCACATGGCGATGGCCCCGTTCGCCGAAGAGCCGTCGGGAATGATGTCGTACTCCCCGTTCTGTCGGCGAGCGTCGAGCGTCGCGTCGTCGACGTTCTCGGCGTTGACGGCGATCCCGAAGTCTTTGAGATTCTGAATGAGCACCTGAAGGTGTTGGTGTTCGGAGGGGTTCAGAATATTGATCTCGAAACGCTCGCCGTTCGGTGTCAGCCACTCGCCGTTGTCGCGCTCGTACTCCTCCCGTCGAAGCAACTCCGTCGCGCGTTCCGTGTCGTTTTGCCCGTACTGTGGAAAGTCCTTGATCCATTCGGTGGACGGGTGCTCTCCCTCTTCGATGATCGGTGCAGGGACCCGACACGGTGGCCCATCGAACAGCTTCTTGACGCCTTGCAACAGTCCTTTCGTCTGTTGTTTATCGTATATGTGACAAATGGCCTTACGGACGTTTACGTTTTGGACCGCGGGATCGTATCCTTCGACACCGTGGCCGTTGTTGAAACAGAACAGCGAGTTCGCCGTCCGCTTTTTCCGGTACAACGAATGGGTATCCGGGAGCTTGTTCCGTTGGTTCTCTGGAATCGGGTAGTCGCCGGGAACGGCATCGACGATCCCGTTCACGTACGGTTGGACGCGTTCGGAAACGTCGCCAGGAACCCACAGCTCGAACTCGTCGAAGTTGATATCCCCGGCACGAGGATGGTCCTCATATTTTTTCATGAGAACGG is part of the Halocatena salina genome and encodes:
- a CDS encoding ABC transporter substrate-binding protein translates to MPNSTDRHGSVPTRRDVLKAGVAGGVALIAGCSSDNSSNGGNTSRFTYFDPVGDPPSQRHFNPWNPTQTAAWHPGANVFDRLAVHSPATNESFPIIANNWTMPDKTTLETELSDQWTWHNGDPVVAQDWAMQWEIEMAITSAGDGSSSTPMESIEVVDDYFLRIQLNTELSEIFAVQNTIAYYHGDIGRGIFTKHDDDQWSEWHDRLLNSEGDELDSVIEEVTTTSYPTIDEGIGQGPFQVAEVGDDTVLMKKYEDHPRAGDINFDEFELWVPGDVSERVQPYVNGIVDAVPGDYPIPENQRNKLPDTHSLYRKKRTANSLFCFNNGHGVEGYDPAVQNVNVRKAICHIYDKQQTKGLLQGVKKLFDGPPCRVPAPIIEEGEHPSTEWIKDFPQYGQNDTERATELLRREEYERDNGEWLTPNGERFEINILNPSEHQHLQVLIQNLKDFGIAVNAENVDDATLDARRQNGEYDIIPDGSSANGAIAMWSPGLVVDWIQSLTNYQPETEIPMPVGDPDGSSGTKTINIADHINQWMATDDQQYHKELTWWWNQTLPEYEALYEQDAGALNTANFEFKNVPETIVSGVDDAMYISLKLEEGTLRYKG
- a CDS encoding pectate lyase family protein, whose product is MAGIFAGRTAAETTVTNDESGAGSHFDPTVGFADPAPWLEDDDVEVLKVSEPAREPLAAAIDRDGPRVIVFETSGTIDLEMKSLEISNNKCWIAGQTAPTPGITLVRGGLYVEADDCVVQHLRVRPGDADAEPGSGWEPDAMHTGDDTKNNVIDHCSTSWAVDETLSVGYRTEDTTVSNCIIAEGLNDATHTKGEHGYGTLVGDLATNVTLVGNVWAHNTGRNPAPKGGTTSVIANNVIYHATDWITSFGGPGPGSDVPARSVVENNAYLRIGSHFIQFGHVHYDGNYMAPGTPAAVDKRLDERPLWPAGLELLPSGAVVDHQSAYVGARPADRTYHDRRIVEDVRASTGSIIDSQAEVGGYPALDVNTRELHVPTDTLRSWLRAHAVTVEQPRAKRRARSD
- a CDS encoding alpha/beta hydrolase family protein, translating into MTAHSAFQQRLTRLLRTSSREYGYDGETGEAFTSWQDTIRQELTGALGFPAVRAGGTCELDPERLETTENDGYERQYWRIRTETGVRVPFYLLVPDDEEPPYPVVLTIHGHCEEGKALTVGAINDDRSEITEERRDFARQAVQRGYAALAPDMRGFGELAGPEPDPEGYRSCTRLQKTAQLFDRTLAGERTWDVLQLVDFIEHEPTLNADRIGITGHSGGAAVSLFAAAVDDRLAPVVLNAYFCTFEDSIVAIDHCECNYVPGLLRLGEMWDIAGAIVPRPVAVVTGDEDPIFPVDGTRRAFSRLQAIYRNDGVEDVCELSVGSGTHRYYPGHVWPVIETHL